The Lycium barbarum isolate Lr01 chromosome 9, ASM1917538v2, whole genome shotgun sequence genome has a segment encoding these proteins:
- the LOC132610146 gene encoding LOB domain-containing protein 15 → MSRERERYEEIGKKIKREADDYSQMGRRYMLVPPRSSTTLNTVTPCAACKLLRRRCAQECPFSPYFSPHEPQKFASVHKVFGASNVSKMLMEVPESQRADTANSLVYEANVRLRDPVYGCMGAISALQQQVQALQAELNIIRAEIIKYKFSDTTTSTLIPSSHVSSLFSSGIVSVVAAPPPPLSLPSTISSADATMYTQPSTTTTEFSTISSENNMSYFG, encoded by the exons ATGTCAAGAGAAAG GGAGAGATATGAGGAGATAGGGAAAAAAATAAAGAGGGAAGCAGATGACTACTCGCAGATGGGAAGGAGATATATGTTGGTGCCTCCTAGAAGCAGTACAACCTTAAATACTGTAACACCTTGTGCTGCCTGTAAGCTTTTGAGACGTCGTTGTGCTCAAGAATGTCCATTTTCTCCTTATTTTTCCCCTCATGAACCCCAAAAGTTTGCTTCTGTTCACAAGGTTTTTGGTGCTAGTAACGTTTCCAAGATGTTAATG GAGGTACCTGAGAGCCAAAGAGCAGATACAgctaatagtttagtttatgaagCAAATGTAAGGTTAAGAGATCCGGTGTATGGATGCATGGGAGCCATTTCTGCTCTACAACAACAAGTTCAAGCTTTACAAGCGGAGCTGAATATTATTAGGGCGGAGATAATAAAGTACAAGTTTAGTGACACCACAACAAGTACTCTCATTCCATCTTCTCATGTTTCATCATTGTTTTCTTCTGGAATTGTTTCCGTCGTCGCTGCACCGCCGCCACCGTTATCACTGCCCTCAACGATATCTTCTGCTGATGCCACCATGTACACCCAACCGTCTACAACAACAACTGAATTTAGCACCATATCCAGTGAGAATAATATGTCCTATTTTGGCTAA